Proteins encoded in a region of the Diospyros lotus cultivar Yz01 chromosome 9, ASM1463336v1, whole genome shotgun sequence genome:
- the LOC127809336 gene encoding protein TRACHEARY ELEMENT DIFFERENTIATION-RELATED 7A-like — protein MASIQNYDPNYFPYFPPAPPNCIPSPPKVAPPHQRITPPPPPPHHPSVPPPPPHHPPLVPPSPPPPHHPYVPPLPPHHPPSVPPPPPHHPPSVPPPPPPHHPYVPPSPIVPVPPHHFSPPPPPSIFPPPPPPGHHSSVIVIVFVSLGGLFLLALLAVALCCLAKKRKKKESEEIDIVKVDEHFTVHEAMVSGPQAVVLIDEDVHIQEDIIKNETVGKGSHMRSKKFRPQALDEEPSAS, from the coding sequence ATGGCTTCCATCCAAAACTACGACCCTAATTACTTCCCATATTTTCCTCCGGCGCCACCTAACTGTATTCCTTCACCGCCCAAAGTGGCACCACCCCATCAACGCATCACGCcgccgcctcctcctcctcaccATCCTTCCGTCCCTCCGCCGCCGCCCCACCATCCTCCCTTGGTCCCTCCGTCGCCGCCGCCTCCTCACCATCCTTACGTCCCTCCGCTGCCGCCCCACCATCCTCCCTCGGTCCCTCCGCCGCCGCCCCACCATCCTCCCTCGGTCCCTCCGCCGCCTCCTCCTCACCATCCTTACGTCCCACCATCCCCTATCGTGCCGGTACCGCCCCATCATTTTTCTCCGCCGCCACCACCTAGCATTTTCCCCCCTCCGCCCCCACCGGGACACCACTCATCTGTGATAGTCATTGTCTTCGTCTCCCTCGGAGGACTGTTCCTTCTCGCCTTGCTCGCGGTTGCCTTGTGCTGCTTAGctaagaagagaaagaagaaagagagtgAAGAAATTGATATAGTGAAAGTCGATGAACATTTCACGGTGCATGAAGCCATGGTCTCTGGCCCACAAGCTGTGGTACTCATTGACGAGGATGTGCATATTCAAGAAGATATCATCAAGAATGAAACCGTGGGTAAAGGGTCACATATGAGGTcgaaaaaatttcgtcctcaggCTCTGGACGAGGAACCATCAGCTTCATAG